The following proteins are co-located in the Stieleria sp. JC731 genome:
- a CDS encoding helix-turn-helix domain-containing protein — MISLCPIPLADQSPLSSRNQLTDRPLDEDLPSWGVLVLESHHSPQFTMDWREHDFLKLLFVLRGRGVIEFPDRVTHFQHGELVIVPPGTPNRIADAPDAASSLYICCISSRHLQFDPVILESFKPGLVATSGYVAGRVANQLRRMRHLQLSHQKSKRVAMIAAAYRLIEWILDAIESIEKQPHLHQSNDREAMEDYVRRLRTEFYEATTIDDASKSLGMSRRTFTRLFQDLTGESWLTHVRRLAVNHAKHQLAQTGLSIASIAFECGFNDLSTFYRQFKTQTGLSPKAYRQDVLSSEKPSF, encoded by the coding sequence GTGATAAGCCTTTGTCCCATACCGCTCGCCGATCAAAGCCCGCTGTCCAGTCGCAACCAACTAACCGATCGCCCGCTGGACGAAGACTTGCCGTCTTGGGGTGTCCTGGTCCTCGAAAGCCATCACTCGCCGCAATTCACGATGGATTGGCGTGAGCACGATTTTCTTAAATTGCTGTTCGTGCTCCGCGGTCGCGGCGTCATTGAGTTTCCTGATCGCGTCACCCATTTTCAACATGGCGAACTGGTGATTGTGCCGCCGGGGACACCCAACCGCATTGCTGATGCTCCGGATGCGGCAAGCAGTTTGTATATCTGCTGCATCAGTTCACGGCACCTACAGTTTGACCCTGTCATTCTTGAGTCGTTTAAGCCGGGGTTGGTTGCCACGAGTGGTTACGTCGCCGGAAGAGTTGCCAACCAACTTCGCCGGATGAGGCACCTTCAACTCAGCCATCAAAAGTCAAAGCGCGTCGCAATGATCGCAGCTGCTTATCGGTTGATCGAATGGATACTTGATGCCATCGAATCAATTGAAAAGCAGCCACATCTGCATCAGAGCAATGACCGTGAAGCGATGGAGGACTACGTCAGGCGACTTCGAACGGAGTTCTATGAGGCCACTACGATCGACGATGCTTCAAAGTCGCTCGGGATGTCTCGGCGAACATTCACGCGTTTGTTTCAAGACCTTACTGGCGAATCCTGGTTGACCCATGTGAGACGTTTAGCCGTGAACCACGCAAAGCACCAGTTGGCACAAACGGGCCTCTCCATCGCATCGATCGCCTTCGAATGCGGTTTCAACGACCTGTCAACCTTTTATCGGCAGTTCAAAACTCAGACTGGTTTGTCTCCAAAAGCCTACCGTCAGGATGTCCTTTCATCAGAGAAACCCTCCTTCTGA
- a CDS encoding PEP-CTERM sorting domain-containing protein (PEP-CTERM proteins occur, often in large numbers, in the proteomes of bacteria that also encode an exosortase, a predicted intramembrane cysteine proteinase. The presence of a PEP-CTERM domain at a protein's C-terminus predicts cleavage within the sorting domain, followed by covalent anchoring to some some component of the (usually Gram-negative) cell surface. Many PEP-CTERM proteins exhibit an unusual sequence composition that includes large numbers of potential glycosylation sites. Expression of one such protein has been shown restore the ability of a bacterium to form floc, a type of biofilm.), whose protein sequence is MNFLCKIAVGLFVVALSLPVSAGTILFDLRAPSIEALDEAPSLTLTHSGLTAIVSANLGDLNLTSSGFGINHPLSGDDTDRIDDLNGTEAVSVIFNKDVWLNSITLSALSSGENALLEVASFAPLTLTDTGAGTDVFFFSTNNFIAAGETLVLSHEDGNGFSFDSFSVSVVPEPTSLICVFGGLLVGTIRRRKR, encoded by the coding sequence ATGAATTTCCTTTGCAAAATCGCTGTAGGCCTCTTCGTCGTCGCTTTGAGTCTCCCAGTTTCCGCTGGGACGATTCTCTTTGACCTCCGTGCTCCATCGATCGAAGCGTTGGACGAAGCGCCGTCGCTGACGCTTACCCATTCTGGGCTGACTGCGATCGTGTCAGCAAATTTAGGCGACCTGAATCTCACTTCGAGTGGCTTCGGAATCAACCATCCGCTTTCAGGAGATGACACGGACCGCATTGACGACCTGAATGGTACTGAAGCTGTCTCAGTAATCTTTAACAAAGACGTCTGGCTGAATTCGATCACCCTGTCAGCTCTAAGCAGTGGTGAAAACGCACTGCTTGAAGTCGCTTCGTTTGCGCCACTCACGTTGACAGATACGGGCGCGGGAACGGACGTCTTCTTTTTCTCCACCAACAACTTTATCGCCGCCGGCGAAACATTGGTCCTATCGCACGAAGATGGCAACGGATTCAGTTTTGACTCGTTCAGCGTTTCTGTCGTACCAGAGCCAACCAGCCTGATATGCGTCTTCGGTGGACTGCTTGTCGGCACAATCCGGCGCAGAAAACGATAG
- a CDS encoding DUF1501 domain-containing protein encodes MFNPQNHVGSTPSTRRDFLRRSGIGLGSLGLAGVMSDDTKQLFASESLNPMAPKSPQFPGKAKAVIHLFLNGGPSQVDTFDPKPALDKFHGKSIPLELRTERETGAAYRSPFKFKKYGESGIEVSELFSHVGESIDDVCVIRSMHADVPNHEPSLMLMNCGHAQFVRPSVGSWVTYGLGSENQNLPGFIAMCPNGYPIKGAENWQAGFLPGAYQGTYINSKHKDIERLIANIRNASGLGRDDQRRQLDLLQQMNHAHQEQRQQDAELESRVQSFELAYRMQMEATDAFDISKEPKHIREMYGDSVQARQILIARRLVERGVRYIQLWHGAGQPWDSHDKIEENHARLAGECSQAIGALLKDLKQRSLLDETLVVWGGEFGRTPTVELPKPGANAGTNSGRDHNHYGFTMWMAGGGVKGGHIHGATDEFGFQAVEDRVHVHDLQATILHLLGFDHEKLTYRYAGRDFRLTDIHGNVVHDIIA; translated from the coding sequence ATGTTCAACCCACAAAACCATGTCGGCTCGACTCCATCAACGAGGCGAGATTTTTTGCGTCGTAGCGGAATCGGGCTCGGTTCTTTGGGACTCGCAGGTGTGATGTCCGATGACACAAAGCAGCTGTTTGCATCGGAAAGTTTGAATCCGATGGCGCCCAAATCGCCACAATTTCCGGGAAAGGCGAAGGCCGTCATCCACCTTTTCTTGAACGGCGGTCCGTCACAAGTCGACACGTTTGATCCGAAGCCGGCGCTCGACAAATTCCACGGTAAATCGATACCACTGGAACTGCGAACGGAACGTGAAACCGGTGCCGCGTATCGCTCCCCATTCAAGTTCAAAAAGTATGGCGAAAGCGGTATCGAAGTCAGCGAACTGTTCTCACATGTCGGAGAGTCGATCGACGACGTTTGCGTGATCCGCTCCATGCATGCTGATGTGCCGAATCATGAACCTTCGTTGATGTTGATGAACTGTGGCCATGCCCAGTTTGTCCGCCCTTCCGTCGGATCATGGGTCACATACGGACTGGGGAGCGAAAATCAAAACCTACCGGGCTTTATCGCGATGTGCCCCAACGGTTACCCGATCAAAGGTGCCGAAAACTGGCAAGCCGGTTTTCTACCCGGCGCGTATCAGGGGACGTATATCAACAGCAAGCACAAAGACATCGAGCGCTTGATTGCCAATATTCGGAATGCATCCGGTTTGGGACGTGATGATCAGCGTCGGCAGCTCGACTTGTTGCAGCAGATGAATCATGCGCACCAAGAACAGCGTCAGCAGGATGCAGAACTAGAGTCGCGTGTGCAGAGTTTCGAACTCGCGTATCGAATGCAGATGGAAGCGACAGATGCGTTTGATATCAGCAAGGAGCCAAAACACATTCGCGAAATGTATGGGGACAGTGTTCAAGCGAGGCAGATCTTGATTGCTCGCCGTTTAGTCGAACGCGGTGTTCGCTACATCCAACTGTGGCATGGTGCCGGCCAGCCATGGGACAGCCACGACAAGATCGAGGAGAATCATGCTCGGTTGGCGGGTGAGTGCTCTCAGGCGATCGGCGCACTATTGAAGGATCTAAAGCAACGTTCGTTGCTTGATGAGACGCTGGTCGTTTGGGGCGGCGAATTCGGACGAACTCCCACTGTCGAATTACCCAAACCAGGTGCAAATGCCGGAACGAATAGCGGCCGAGACCACAATCATTATGGGTTTACGATGTGGATGGCAGGCGGCGGCGTAAAAGGCGGGCATATCCACGGTGCGACCGACGAATTTGGTTTCCAAGCCGTCGAAGACCGGGTCCACGTGCATGACCTTCAAGCAACGATTCTACACCTGCTTGGATTTGATCACGAAAAGCTAACCTATCGGTATGCGGGACGCGATTTCCGCTTGACCGATATTCATGGCAACGTGGTGCACGACATCATCGCGTAG